In Desulfomonile tiedjei DSM 6799, a genomic segment contains:
- a CDS encoding CBS and ACT domain-containing protein codes for MLVKDWMTKKVVTLEVTDSLQHAINLMMEDHVSMFPVLEEGKLVGIVTDRDLKRASPSDMARLDIQQIIYHVSRVEVGAIMSRYPITVPLNWTVEEAAEILMTNKISGCPVIDEKGEIRGLITKSDLFKALIALSGLSHRGFQFGFLLEDHPGSIKVVTDIIRKYGARLCSILSSYEKAPQGFRNVYIRAFDVEREKVAELEAELKSKAKMLYMVDHRENTRKIYE; via the coding sequence ATGCTGGTCAAAGACTGGATGACTAAGAAAGTTGTCACGCTTGAAGTCACAGATTCTCTTCAGCATGCTATCAATCTGATGATGGAAGACCACGTCAGCATGTTTCCCGTTTTGGAAGAAGGCAAGCTGGTGGGAATCGTTACCGATAGGGATCTGAAACGTGCATCTCCTTCGGATATGGCTCGCCTCGACATTCAGCAGATCATCTATCATGTATCCAGGGTTGAAGTCGGCGCAATTATGAGCCGCTACCCCATAACGGTTCCTTTAAACTGGACTGTTGAAGAAGCTGCGGAAATCCTGATGACGAACAAAATCTCAGGATGTCCCGTGATAGATGAAAAAGGCGAGATACGGGGACTCATCACAAAAAGCGATCTATTCAAAGCCCTCATAGCATTGAGCGGTTTGAGTCATCGGGGCTTTCAATTCGGATTTCTTCTGGAGGACCACCCCGGTTCCATCAAGGTTGTCACTGATATCATACGAAAGTACGGTGCGCGTCTCTGCAGCATTCTCAGTTCGTACGAGAAAGCGCCCCAAGGATTCAGGAACGTTTATATAAGAGCATTTGATGTGGAGCGGGAGAAAGTGGCCGAGCTGGAAGCTGAACTGAAATCCAAGGCAAAAATGCTCTACATGGTCGATCACCGCGAGAACACGAGGAAGATATACGAATAG
- a CDS encoding SPOR domain-containing protein, producing MKISAAARNAAIKLANPKPARKKISFSGWWSSFKLKFRRSGITAQIHRSDERSGPKNGWLAVAVLASGLALVVLAIINYRLISDPSISGKAFQPKESLQVDEHGAIQGCVPGEGIVANNGPHKPPEVTFYQQLTAQDEQKAAQDSPTIQETELQGHKTGDSAVMPQKREDPKNKAQAKLNSSEDLRPLLPLVSTPGRYTVQVGAFTHPSIAQEWANKWKTRGYEVILRPVARPNTGIIYRLYLGNFPSEKQADDLVKHLKAKEGISALRLMVRN from the coding sequence GTGAAAATAAGTGCGGCCGCGCGGAATGCGGCTATCAAGCTGGCCAATCCCAAACCTGCCCGGAAAAAGATCTCCTTTTCCGGGTGGTGGTCTTCGTTCAAACTGAAGTTCAGACGTTCCGGCATCACTGCTCAAATCCATCGTTCGGATGAACGTTCAGGCCCCAAGAACGGGTGGCTTGCTGTCGCGGTTCTGGCTTCAGGTTTGGCTCTCGTAGTTTTGGCAATCATCAATTACCGTTTGATTTCGGATCCCTCGATTTCCGGAAAAGCTTTTCAACCCAAAGAATCTCTCCAGGTGGATGAGCACGGTGCGATTCAAGGATGTGTGCCGGGAGAAGGAATTGTGGCAAACAACGGCCCTCACAAACCTCCTGAGGTCACCTTTTATCAGCAGCTCACGGCCCAGGACGAACAGAAGGCAGCTCAAGATTCTCCGACAATCCAGGAGACCGAACTCCAAGGACACAAGACCGGAGATTCCGCTGTTATGCCTCAGAAAAGGGAAGATCCCAAAAACAAGGCCCAAGCCAAGCTGAACAGTTCGGAGGATCTTCGGCCTCTGCTACCGCTGGTTTCGACACCAGGCCGGTACACCGTGCAAGTTGGAGCGTTCACACATCCATCAATTGCTCAGGAATGGGCAAACAAGTGGAAGACTCGAGGCTATGAGGTTATCCTCAGGCCGGTGGCAAGACCGAATACGGGAATAATCTACCGCTTATACCTGGGTAATTTCCCATCGGAAAAACAGGCAGACGATCTGGTAAAGCATCTCAAAGCCAAAGAAGGAATCAGCGCACTCCGGTTAATGGTCCGTAACTAG
- a CDS encoding FAD binding domain-containing protein yields MLPNFAYVRPVSVEGAVDHLHSENSRVHAGGTDLLGCLRDNIFPADKLVSLSALSDLRGIRRAADGGLRIGAMNTITEIATNESIQDRYRALAMGASEVASPQLRNQGTIGGNICQKPRCWYYRGEFHCLRKGGTICYAFGGENQFHCIFGSDDRCAIVHPSDTAPALVAFNAQVRIAGPKGDRLVPAEQFFVRPAENVEKETILQPDELVTEIMLPPIPQGTRSSYRKVRTRRSWDFALAGVALAIVFKGDTVESARVVLSGAAPVPWRSMEVEKAIIGKKLDAAVVSSAAEAAVKQAQPLSKNRYKIPLFKAVIQQELEKIAQV; encoded by the coding sequence ATGCTCCCGAATTTTGCATACGTACGTCCAGTTTCTGTCGAAGGCGCAGTGGATCATCTGCATTCCGAGAATTCCCGGGTTCATGCAGGCGGGACCGATCTCCTGGGGTGTCTGAGGGACAATATCTTTCCGGCTGACAAGCTGGTGAGTCTCAGTGCACTCAGCGACCTGCGCGGAATCCGTCGTGCTGCAGATGGTGGACTCCGAATAGGAGCGATGAACACCATCACCGAAATTGCCACAAACGAGTCGATCCAAGATCGGTACCGGGCATTAGCGATGGGCGCATCGGAAGTTGCCAGCCCTCAACTGCGGAATCAGGGAACCATTGGAGGCAATATCTGCCAAAAACCGCGCTGCTGGTACTATCGCGGTGAGTTTCACTGCCTGAGAAAAGGGGGGACAATCTGTTACGCGTTTGGCGGAGAAAACCAATTCCACTGTATTTTCGGCTCAGACGATCGTTGTGCGATCGTACATCCGTCGGATACCGCACCGGCGCTTGTAGCCTTTAATGCCCAGGTGCGCATCGCCGGACCTAAAGGGGACAGGTTGGTTCCTGCAGAGCAATTCTTTGTGCGACCTGCTGAAAACGTCGAGAAAGAAACTATACTGCAGCCCGATGAACTCGTTACGGAGATAATGCTTCCTCCGATCCCTCAGGGCACACGTAGCTCATACAGAAAAGTGCGAACGAGACGCTCCTGGGATTTCGCACTCGCCGGAGTCGCGCTCGCCATTGTCTTCAAAGGGGATACGGTGGAGTCCGCTCGAGTCGTGCTCAGTGGGGCGGCTCCTGTCCCATGGCGCTCGATGGAGGTTGAGAAAGCGATAATCGGCAAGAAACTGGATGCCGCTGTCGTAAGCAGTGCTGCAGAAGCAGCCGTGAAGCAGGCGCAACCGCTCTCGAAAAACAGGTACAAAATTCCTCTTTTCAAGGCGGTAATTCAGCAGGAACTCGAGAAGATTGCGCAGGTTTGA
- a CDS encoding xanthine dehydrogenase family protein molybdopterin-binding subunit yields MKPTDDKPYFLKGVPVPETPLPGEDPKPWKQTSVVGKPLPRTDGYERVSGAAVYPSDVLLPDMLYGAILRCPYPNARVKSIDISVAERLPGVRAVITGSTPGADLKWSYGDGVSAKLFDPHCRFEGEAVAAVAAETPYQASDALQAIEVKYDVLPFVVDERKAAESGAPAVHQKGNRVAAPTKYERGDVEKGFAEADVVLEEEYRTECELHTPLELHGCVAKWDHNQLTIWESTQGVYAVQSKVAEVLGLPLAKVRVIGHYVGGGFGSKLRAGKYTVIAALLAAKAARPVKLFLSREETFVTCGNRPPTNMKLKAGVKKDGTLTALQLTVTGTGGAFPAGGVSLVDWQVRDLYTCPNVRTEATDFYTHTGPARPFRAPGHPQGSWALEQMLDALAEKIDMDPVELRLKNIPLFSQARDGKPKYSSTGLKECLETGAKAFGWADARKNRSASQPGHLRRGVGMAACLWFVGGGGPPSTIVLKLFADGSANLNMGASDIGTGTKTIMAMVVSEELGVDPSKIFIENADTGTTQFATPSGGSKTIPTESPAVRAAAIEVKRQLLAMAAQDLKVDASRLAMKEGSIYISNEPSRTVKISDVAGLKKRGVIVGVGYRGPNPANLVVNPFGAQFCEVQVDVRTGEIEILRFVAAHESGRVMNRLTFDSQVIGGITMGIGLASTEFRVLDANETGKLCNRNWHDYKLPTSLDITENITSVPVEILDNEANSTGAKGLGEPVTIPTAAAIANAVYNATGIRITHTPINPVQLSLLFSEKPVKG; encoded by the coding sequence ATGAAACCTACGGACGACAAGCCATACTTCCTGAAAGGGGTTCCAGTTCCTGAAACGCCTCTGCCCGGCGAAGATCCCAAACCCTGGAAACAGACTTCGGTAGTGGGAAAGCCTCTCCCGAGAACCGACGGATACGAACGAGTCAGCGGAGCTGCGGTATATCCCTCCGATGTGCTGTTGCCCGACATGTTGTACGGTGCGATTCTTCGCTGCCCCTATCCCAATGCTCGCGTAAAAAGCATCGACATTTCCGTTGCGGAAAGATTGCCCGGAGTGCGTGCCGTCATTACAGGATCGACTCCCGGTGCCGATCTCAAATGGTCCTACGGAGACGGGGTCAGTGCGAAACTTTTCGATCCACATTGTCGTTTCGAGGGCGAAGCCGTGGCCGCGGTTGCCGCCGAGACTCCTTACCAGGCGAGTGATGCGTTGCAGGCAATAGAAGTCAAGTACGACGTCCTCCCGTTTGTCGTCGATGAACGAAAAGCAGCAGAATCCGGTGCTCCAGCAGTACATCAAAAGGGAAATCGTGTTGCCGCCCCGACAAAATACGAACGCGGCGATGTGGAGAAGGGGTTTGCCGAAGCCGATGTTGTCCTGGAGGAAGAGTACAGGACCGAATGCGAATTGCATACGCCCCTGGAACTCCATGGGTGTGTTGCAAAATGGGACCATAATCAGCTTACCATCTGGGAGTCCACTCAAGGTGTGTACGCGGTTCAAAGCAAAGTTGCGGAGGTTCTCGGGCTCCCACTCGCCAAAGTTCGCGTGATCGGGCATTACGTGGGCGGGGGATTCGGTTCTAAGCTTCGGGCCGGCAAGTACACCGTGATAGCAGCATTGCTGGCAGCAAAAGCAGCGCGACCTGTGAAGCTGTTTTTGTCCAGAGAAGAAACCTTTGTCACGTGCGGAAACAGACCTCCGACTAATATGAAGCTCAAAGCCGGGGTGAAAAAAGACGGCACGCTCACTGCTTTACAACTGACGGTTACGGGCACTGGCGGAGCTTTCCCTGCCGGAGGAGTCAGTCTTGTAGATTGGCAGGTGCGGGATCTGTACACCTGTCCCAACGTTCGTACGGAAGCTACGGACTTTTACACCCATACAGGGCCTGCTCGACCGTTCCGTGCTCCGGGGCATCCTCAGGGATCCTGGGCATTGGAGCAAATGCTCGATGCATTGGCCGAGAAGATTGACATGGACCCTGTGGAGTTGCGGCTCAAGAATATCCCTCTGTTTAGTCAGGCACGGGACGGGAAGCCCAAGTATTCGTCTACAGGCCTCAAGGAGTGTCTCGAGACCGGAGCAAAGGCTTTTGGGTGGGCGGATGCCCGAAAGAACCGAAGCGCAAGTCAGCCCGGCCATTTGAGACGCGGAGTGGGAATGGCTGCCTGTCTCTGGTTTGTGGGAGGAGGAGGTCCGCCTTCTACCATCGTGCTGAAGCTGTTTGCAGATGGCAGTGCCAATCTCAACATGGGAGCCAGCGATATAGGTACCGGCACTAAAACCATTATGGCCATGGTAGTCTCCGAAGAATTGGGAGTCGATCCGAGCAAGATCTTCATAGAAAACGCGGACACCGGAACCACTCAATTTGCGACCCCCAGCGGTGGAAGTAAGACAATCCCCACGGAATCGCCCGCAGTGAGAGCAGCAGCGATAGAAGTCAAGAGGCAACTTCTCGCGATGGCTGCACAGGATTTGAAAGTCGATGCCTCACGACTCGCGATGAAAGAAGGATCGATTTATATTTCCAACGAACCCTCCCGCACTGTCAAAATTTCAGACGTCGCGGGTTTGAAAAAACGCGGGGTTATCGTTGGGGTAGGTTATCGGGGACCTAACCCTGCGAATCTGGTCGTGAATCCTTTTGGAGCACAATTCTGTGAAGTTCAAGTCGATGTGAGAACCGGCGAAATCGAAATCTTGCGATTCGTTGCAGCTCACGAGAGCGGGAGAGTAATGAATCGGCTCACCTTCGACAGTCAGGTCATTGGTGGTATCACCATGGGCATAGGACTGGCATCAACGGAATTTCGGGTACTCGACGCCAACGAAACCGGAAAACTCTGCAACAGGAACTGGCATGATTACAAGTTGCCTACATCACTGGACATTACGGAAAACATCACCAGCGTTCCTGTCGAGATCCTCGATAATGAGGCAAACTCTACCGGCGCAAAAGGACTCGGGGAACCGGTAACCATACCGACAGCCGCTGCCATTGCCAATGCAGTTTACAATGCCACGGGTATTCGAATTACGCACACACCTATCAACCCTGTTCAGCTCAGCCTTCTTTTTTCAGAAAAACCGGTCAAGGGGTGA
- the argS gene encoding arginine--tRNA ligase translates to MKEVVRSLVLDALKKAVTEGQVDIREPESVLVEVSRSKDPRFGDYATNIALVLSGPAKLKPRQLAEIVVQNLNMDPSVLAKAEIAGPGFINFFLATEVWHKVLATIHEEKEVYGASEKPDSPRVLLEFVSANPTGPLHVGHGRGAAVGDTLARLLRKNGYNLHTEYYVNDAGNQMRILGRSLYVRYKQMMGEQIEFPENHYRGDYILELAKELKGTQLGAELLELPEDEAVEKASRYACSRILDGIQEDLRYFGVEYDGYFSERTLHESGMVTATVRELQEKGKAEEHDGAVWFAMNEQQDEKDRVLVRATGEPTYFAADAAYHLNKLQRGYGLLVDIWGSDHHGYVPRVRAAVEALGYSPDSLKVMLVQFVNLVREGQKISMSTRSGEFITLRDVLDEVGPDAARFFFLTKRSDSHLDFDLDLAKKQSRENPVYYVQYMHARIASIFRIGQERNIDTDMTDPDLSVLALPEEQRLMKHLADFPDMLREAAEALEPHRVTFYLMELADMFHAYYHDNRVLTEDSDLKKARLFLAEAVRQVVANGLDILGVTAPERM, encoded by the coding sequence ATGAAAGAAGTGGTAAGAAGTCTGGTCCTGGATGCTCTGAAAAAGGCCGTCACAGAAGGGCAGGTGGACATTCGGGAACCTGAATCCGTGCTTGTAGAAGTTTCACGATCCAAAGATCCTCGTTTTGGTGATTACGCTACCAATATAGCGCTCGTTCTTTCCGGACCCGCGAAGCTCAAACCTCGGCAGCTCGCGGAAATCGTTGTGCAAAACCTGAACATGGACCCTTCCGTGTTGGCCAAAGCTGAAATCGCCGGACCGGGGTTCATCAATTTTTTCCTTGCTACGGAAGTGTGGCACAAAGTACTCGCAACAATTCATGAGGAGAAGGAGGTTTACGGCGCTTCCGAGAAGCCTGATTCTCCACGCGTCCTCCTTGAATTCGTCAGTGCAAACCCTACCGGTCCTTTACATGTGGGTCACGGCAGAGGCGCTGCAGTGGGTGATACGCTGGCGCGACTTCTCAGGAAGAACGGATACAATCTGCACACTGAATACTATGTGAACGATGCCGGGAATCAGATGAGGATTCTCGGACGGTCTTTGTACGTACGGTACAAACAAATGATGGGGGAACAGATCGAATTTCCCGAGAATCATTATCGCGGAGATTATATTCTGGAATTGGCCAAAGAACTGAAAGGCACTCAGCTTGGGGCAGAATTACTGGAATTGCCCGAAGATGAAGCAGTGGAAAAAGCTTCCCGTTATGCCTGCAGCCGCATTCTGGACGGAATTCAAGAAGACCTGCGTTATTTCGGAGTGGAATACGACGGCTATTTCAGTGAACGAACACTTCACGAAAGCGGAATGGTGACTGCCACCGTTCGTGAGCTCCAGGAAAAGGGCAAAGCAGAAGAGCACGATGGAGCAGTGTGGTTCGCCATGAACGAGCAGCAGGACGAGAAGGACAGGGTCCTGGTACGAGCCACAGGCGAGCCGACATATTTTGCGGCTGATGCAGCGTATCACCTGAACAAACTGCAACGCGGCTACGGGTTGCTTGTGGACATCTGGGGCTCGGATCATCATGGATACGTGCCTCGGGTACGCGCTGCAGTTGAAGCCCTCGGTTATTCGCCGGACTCACTGAAGGTTATGCTCGTCCAGTTTGTGAATCTGGTGAGAGAGGGGCAGAAGATCTCCATGTCTACCCGATCGGGCGAATTCATCACGTTACGTGACGTACTGGATGAAGTCGGGCCGGACGCAGCGCGATTCTTCTTTCTGACCAAACGCTCTGACAGTCATCTGGATTTCGATCTCGATCTTGCAAAAAAGCAGTCCCGGGAGAATCCGGTTTACTACGTGCAGTACATGCATGCACGTATCGCGAGCATCTTTAGAATCGGCCAGGAGCGTAATATCGATACGGATATGACCGATCCGGATCTGAGCGTGCTTGCACTGCCTGAAGAACAGAGGTTGATGAAGCATCTGGCTGACTTCCCGGATATGTTGCGAGAAGCCGCAGAAGCTTTGGAACCTCACCGGGTGACGTTCTATTTGATGGAACTGGCAGACATGTTTCACGCTTACTATCACGATAATCGAGTCTTGACCGAAGATTCGGATCTCAAGAAAGCAAGACTGTTCCTTGCGGAAGCGGTTCGCCAGGTGGTTGCCAATGGGCTCGATATCCTTGGCGTGACTGCTCCGGAGCGCATGTGA
- a CDS encoding response regulator has protein sequence MGYSKLLVVDDEQAFLSVMQKRLSRRGIDVSLAKSGEEAITEITETRDFDVVILDVRMPGLDGIQVLKEIKKISPQTQVIVLTAHPSFEAALEVTNLGAFAYLIKPCDFEELVTKVLQAAARRRRPPGCLSPVLEQQYFEETR, from the coding sequence ATGGGTTATTCAAAGCTACTCGTTGTGGACGATGAGCAGGCATTTCTTTCCGTTATGCAAAAGCGTCTCTCGAGAAGAGGAATCGACGTTTCTCTTGCAAAATCAGGAGAGGAAGCCATTACAGAAATAACCGAAACACGGGATTTCGATGTGGTGATTCTGGACGTGCGAATGCCCGGACTCGATGGAATACAGGTGTTGAAAGAGATAAAGAAGATCTCGCCTCAAACGCAGGTTATAGTCTTGACCGCTCATCCCTCTTTCGAAGCAGCACTTGAAGTTACTAATCTGGGTGCATTCGCTTATCTCATAAAACCCTGCGATTTCGAAGAGCTTGTTACGAAAGTTCTCCAAGCAGCCGCTCGCAGAAGACGTCCTCCCGGCTGCCTCTCTCCGGTATTGGAGCAGCAGTATTTCGAGGAGACCAGATAA